The following are encoded together in the Cyanobacterium sp. T60_A2020_053 genome:
- a CDS encoding carbohydrate porin, translating into MKCVLAYYRHQVTRGLSVTPYVIWITAPNQDADNSGLVIGGFRTIFGF; encoded by the coding sequence ATTAAATGCGTCTTAGCTTATTATCGTCATCAAGTTACTCGTGGTCTTTCTGTAACACCTTATGTAATATGGATTACTGCCCCTAACCAAGATGCTGATAATTCTGGTTTGGTAATTGGTGGTTTTCGGACAATTTTTGGTTTTTAG